A DNA window from Meiothermus cerbereus DSM 11376 contains the following coding sequences:
- a CDS encoding membrane lipoprotein lipid attachment site-containing protein: protein MKKFIVLVVAAFALAGCSNFVSDFGIPTVRFHAVSFGPAGSGYEVVFEVQPYPGSPSAYVTQVNTNGPVLSGFGVPECPSQTTPDGCPKQTIKLTFSANPGTLDITGYVAQSLNGTTRSIILPAPVRINP, encoded by the coding sequence ATGAAAAAGTTCATTGTGCTGGTAGTAGCCGCTTTTGCACTGGCTGGCTGCAGCAATTTTGTTAGCGACTTTGGGATTCCCACGGTGCGCTTTCACGCCGTATCGTTCGGGCCAGCAGGTAGCGGCTACGAGGTGGTTTTTGAGGTACAACCCTACCCGGGAAGCCCATCGGCGTATGTTACCCAGGTCAACACCAACGGGCCAGTTCTGTCTGGATTTGGCGTACCCGAATGCCCGTCTCAAACCACACCAGACGGCTGCCCCAAGCAAACCATAAAGCTCACCTTTAGTGCCAATCCAGGCACCCTGGACATCACCGGCTATGTAGCCCAAAGTCTAAACGGTACAACGCGTTCCATTATTCTACCTGCCCCAGTACGCATAAATCCATAA
- a CDS encoding acyl-CoA thioesterase has protein sequence MSEARTLELVFPEHANPGGNAFGGFVLGLMDKVGSYAAIRHARKRCVTVRVGEVVFEVPIKVGDLLEVEARVVRVGRTSLTVEVEVYRENLREPKVLATKGNLTYVAVDEHGKPTPVDG, from the coding sequence ATGAGTGAAGCCCGTACCCTTGAACTGGTTTTTCCTGAGCACGCCAACCCCGGCGGCAACGCTTTTGGGGGTTTTGTACTGGGCCTGATGGATAAGGTGGGTTCCTACGCGGCCATTCGTCACGCCCGCAAACGCTGTGTGACCGTTCGGGTGGGTGAGGTGGTGTTTGAGGTGCCCATCAAGGTGGGCGATTTGCTGGAAGTGGAGGCCAGGGTGGTGCGGGTGGGCCGCACCTCACTGACGGTAGAGGTCGAGGTCTACCGCGAAAACCTGCGCGAGCCCAAGGTACTGGCGACCAAGGGCAACCTGACCTACGTGGCTGTTGATGAACATGGCAAACCTACGCCAGTAGATGGATAG
- a CDS encoding Glu/Leu/Phe/Val family dehydrogenase has protein sequence MPLRNAYRPPGDSSLWDSFLRRLEATIQVAKIHPATIQYLTHPKRMVGISLPVVMDDGAVRNFTAYRVIHNIARGPALGGVRYHPEVGLGQTCGMAAWMTLKSAVFGLPFGGSAGGVTVEPAKLSRRELERLSRRYVTELIELIGPDEDVLAPDVGTNATVMAWFQDTFTMTRGQTALSAVTGKPTQLGGVAVRDEGGGQGLVYALADLAQVKGWPVDGASMAIQGFGQVGSAVARYAVKEGLKVVAVSTSRGGVYNPEGLDVVALEQHYAQHGHLEGFPGGRFITNHELLTLKVNYLVPAAIEGVIHEHNAQQITAQVVLEGANGAITPEAEYLLKLQGVQVVPDILANGGGLVLSYLEWVQDLSMFFFEEVEIQQKLREFIHQSLQAVLERAKPLQGDLRAGAYALAVERINEASRLRGVYP, from the coding sequence ATGCCACTCAGAAACGCCTACCGCCCCCCTGGAGACTCGAGCCTGTGGGATAGTTTTTTACGCCGCCTCGAGGCCACCATCCAGGTAGCCAAAATTCACCCCGCTACCATCCAGTACCTGACCCACCCCAAACGCATGGTGGGCATCTCGCTGCCGGTGGTGATGGACGATGGGGCCGTGCGCAACTTTACCGCCTACCGGGTGATTCACAACATCGCCCGCGGCCCTGCGCTGGGGGGCGTGCGCTACCACCCCGAGGTGGGGCTGGGCCAGACCTGCGGCATGGCGGCCTGGATGACCCTGAAATCGGCGGTGTTTGGCCTGCCCTTTGGCGGCTCGGCAGGGGGGGTGACGGTAGAACCCGCCAAGCTCTCGAGGCGGGAGCTCGAGCGCCTTTCGCGCCGTTACGTGACCGAGCTTATCGAACTCATCGGGCCGGACGAAGACGTGCTGGCCCCCGATGTGGGCACCAACGCCACCGTAATGGCCTGGTTCCAGGACACCTTTACCATGACCCGGGGCCAGACCGCCCTCAGCGCCGTAACTGGCAAGCCCACCCAACTCGGCGGGGTGGCCGTCCGCGATGAAGGCGGCGGGCAGGGCCTGGTGTATGCCCTCGCCGACCTGGCCCAGGTAAAGGGCTGGCCGGTGGACGGGGCCAGCATGGCCATTCAGGGCTTTGGACAGGTGGGTAGCGCAGTGGCCCGCTATGCGGTCAAGGAAGGGCTCAAGGTGGTGGCGGTCTCCACCAGCCGGGGTGGCGTGTACAACCCCGAGGGGCTGGATGTGGTCGCCCTCGAGCAGCACTACGCCCAGCACGGCCACCTCGAGGGTTTCCCCGGAGGACGGTTTATCACCAATCACGAGTTGCTTACGCTAAAGGTGAACTATCTGGTTCCTGCTGCCATAGAGGGCGTTATCCATGAGCACAACGCCCAGCAAATTACCGCCCAGGTGGTGCTGGAGGGGGCCAACGGGGCCATCACCCCTGAGGCCGAGTACCTGCTCAAGCTCCAGGGCGTCCAGGTTGTGCCCGACATCCTGGCCAACGGCGGGGGCCTGGTGCTCTCGTACCTCGAGTGGGTGCAAGACCTCTCTATGTTCTTCTTCGAAGAGGTGGAGATTCAACAAAAACTTCGCGAATTTATCCATCAAAGCCTGCAAGCCGTGCTCGAGCGGGCCAAACCCCTCCAGGGCGACCTGCGGGCCGGCGCGTATGCCCTGGCCGTCGAGCGCATCAACGAGGCCAGCCGCCTGCGGGGCGTCTACCCCTGA
- a CDS encoding Glu/Leu/Phe/Val family dehydrogenase — translation MKSEPLSYLCSDNIGPWEIYLAQVDRVTPYLGKLAFWVEDLKRPKRILIVDVPVQMDDGSVAHFEGYRVHHNTFRGPAKGGVRYHQDVTLSEVMALSAWMTIKNAAVGLPYGGGKGGIRVDPRKLSPGEIERLTRRYTSEIGIIIGPDKDIPAPDMGTGAREMAWMMDTYSMNVGRTAPGVVTGKPIAVGGSLGRQDATGRGVFVTAAAAAEKIGLSLEGSRVAVQGFGNVGNAAARIFHDHGAKIVAVSDVTGGVRNDGGIDPYDLTAYAKQMGGVKGYPKAEPIPAAEVLTTPCEFLVPAALEKQITEANAWKVQCKIIAEGANGPTTPAADDILTERGILVVPDVIANAGGVTVSYFEWVQDFNSFFWTEDEINARLERLMRQSFEAVWQVAQDKKVSLRTAAYIVAATRVLEARALLGLYP, via the coding sequence ATGAAATCTGAACCCCTTTCCTATCTTTGCAGCGACAATATCGGCCCCTGGGAAATCTACCTGGCCCAGGTTGACCGCGTCACCCCCTATCTGGGCAAACTGGCCTTCTGGGTCGAAGACCTCAAGCGACCCAAACGCATCCTGATAGTGGATGTACCCGTCCAGATGGACGATGGTTCGGTGGCCCACTTCGAGGGTTACCGGGTTCATCACAATACCTTCCGAGGCCCAGCTAAGGGGGGGGTTCGCTATCACCAGGACGTAACCCTCTCCGAGGTCATGGCCCTCTCGGCCTGGATGACCATCAAAAACGCCGCTGTGGGGCTGCCCTACGGTGGGGGTAAAGGCGGCATCCGGGTAGACCCCCGCAAGTTAAGCCCCGGCGAGATTGAGCGCCTAACCCGGCGCTACACCTCGGAAATTGGCATCATCATCGGCCCCGACAAGGACATCCCGGCCCCCGACATGGGCACCGGTGCCCGCGAGATGGCCTGGATGATGGATACCTACTCCATGAATGTGGGGCGTACCGCGCCGGGCGTGGTTACGGGCAAGCCCATCGCGGTGGGCGGTTCGCTGGGGCGGCAAGACGCCACCGGGCGCGGGGTGTTTGTAACGGCCGCCGCCGCCGCAGAAAAAATCGGGCTGTCCCTGGAGGGTAGCCGGGTAGCGGTGCAGGGCTTCGGCAATGTGGGCAACGCTGCTGCTCGCATCTTCCATGACCACGGAGCAAAAATTGTTGCGGTCTCGGATGTAACCGGCGGTGTTCGCAACGATGGCGGTATAGACCCCTACGACCTCACCGCCTACGCCAAGCAGATGGGCGGTGTAAAAGGCTACCCCAAAGCCGAGCCCATTCCCGCAGCCGAGGTGCTGACCACCCCCTGCGAGTTCCTGGTTCCGGCTGCCCTGGAAAAGCAAATCACCGAAGCCAACGCCTGGAAGGTGCAGTGCAAAATTATCGCCGAGGGCGCCAACGGCCCCACCACGCCCGCCGCCGACGACATCCTGACCGAGCGCGGGATACTGGTCGTACCCGACGTGATCGCCAACGCGGGCGGCGTTACGGTTAGCTACTTCGAATGGGTGCAGGATTTCAACAGCTTCTTCTGGACCGAAGACGAAATTAACGCCAGGCTCGAGCGCCTCATGCGCCAGTCCTTTGAGGCTGTCTGGCAGGTGGCGCAGGACAAAAAGGTCTCGCTGCGCACCGCGGCCTACATTGTGGCCGCCACCCGGGTGCTCGAGGCGCGTGCCCTGCTGGGGTTGTACCCGTAA
- a CDS encoding polyprenyl synthetase family protein: MSIKSFTLDLETQLSEFESRLRDVVRSEVEFVQLIEEELVTAGGKRVRPRLVFLASNALGGVPGAMELALAVELLHSASLLHDDLVDDAETRRGKEAAFRKYGNAVSVLSGDYLLSRLMALLAQTGRMELVAMFAETARQLSEAEVLQFQVAALHDYSLENYERIIDGKTASVMRVACEGAAVLGDVPPVQREALARFGSLYGQAFQMRDDYLDLMGTTEVLGKPAGGDVREGKVTLITLRLLEAYPDEVGAIFKRRASKADDIARLQELAVLSGADLEVIHAIAMRVEQAIAALRALPPSAYRDELEALAQRELVRVS; this comes from the coding sequence ATGAGCATCAAGTCCTTCACCCTCGACCTTGAAACCCAGCTATCCGAGTTTGAATCACGCTTGCGGGATGTCGTTCGGTCGGAGGTGGAGTTTGTCCAGCTCATTGAAGAAGAGCTGGTAACTGCAGGGGGAAAGCGTGTGCGGCCCCGGCTGGTTTTTTTGGCCAGTAACGCCCTGGGGGGTGTACCAGGCGCCATGGAGCTAGCCCTGGCGGTAGAGCTGTTACACTCGGCCTCGCTCTTACACGACGATCTGGTAGACGACGCCGAGACCCGGCGCGGCAAGGAAGCTGCTTTTCGCAAGTATGGCAACGCGGTCTCGGTGCTATCGGGCGACTACCTGCTGTCGCGGCTGATGGCCCTGCTGGCCCAGACCGGGCGTATGGAGCTGGTAGCCATGTTTGCCGAAACGGCCCGGCAGCTCTCCGAAGCAGAGGTGCTGCAGTTTCAGGTGGCAGCGCTGCACGATTACTCGCTGGAGAACTACGAGCGCATCATCGACGGCAAAACCGCCTCGGTCATGCGGGTCGCCTGCGAAGGGGCCGCGGTGCTGGGGGATGTGCCCCCAGTTCAACGCGAGGCCCTGGCCCGCTTTGGCTCCTTGTATGGCCAGGCTTTTCAGATGCGCGATGACTACCTGGATCTGATGGGCACAACCGAGGTGCTGGGCAAGCCGGCAGGCGGGGATGTGCGCGAGGGCAAAGTTACACTCATCACCCTGCGGCTGCTGGAGGCCTACCCCGACGAAGTGGGGGCCATCTTCAAGCGCCGGGCCAGCAAAGCCGACGATATTGCCCGATTGCAAGAGTTGGCTGTGCTTTCGGGAGCCGACCTCGAGGTCATCCATGCCATTGCAATGCGGGTGGAGCAGGCCATTGCGGCCCTGCGGGCCCTCCCCCCTTCGGCCTACCGAGATGAGCTCGAGGCCCTGGCCCAGCGCGAGCTGGTGCGGGTCAGCTAA
- a CDS encoding redox-sensing transcriptional repressor Rex, with translation MAKVPSAAISRLVTYLRILEDLEARGINRTSSEQLAEEAQVTAFQVRKDLSYFGSYGTRGVGYTVQVLRRELRQILGLNRRWGLCIVGMGRLGQAIADYPGFSEIFELRGLFDRDPSKITTTFRGLQVESMDNLPRAVAERRIDFGLLAVPADSAQAVADRLVESGIKGILNFAPAVLEVPKEVAVENVDFLAGLSRLSFFVLNPKWREEMIG, from the coding sequence CTTGCGGATTTTAGAAGACCTCGAGGCCAGGGGTATCAACCGCACCTCCTCCGAACAGCTAGCCGAAGAAGCCCAGGTTACCGCCTTTCAGGTACGCAAAGACCTCTCCTACTTTGGCAGCTATGGCACCCGGGGAGTGGGCTACACGGTACAGGTTTTGCGCCGTGAGCTGCGGCAAATCCTGGGCCTGAACCGCCGCTGGGGGCTCTGCATTGTGGGCATGGGTCGGTTGGGTCAGGCTATTGCTGACTACCCTGGTTTTAGTGAGATTTTCGAACTGCGGGGTCTCTTCGACCGTGATCCCTCCAAAATCACCACCACCTTCCGGGGTTTGCAGGTTGAAAGCATGGACAACCTGCCGCGGGCCGTGGCCGAAAGACGCATCGATTTCGGCCTTCTGGCAGTTCCTGCTGATTCGGCCCAGGCTGTAGCCGACCGTCTGGTAGAGTCAGGGATAAAGGGTATCCTGAACTTCGCTCCAGCAGTTCTGGAAGTGCCCAAGGAAGTAGCGGTGGAGAACGTAGACTTTCTGGCCGGGCTTAGCCGGCTCTCGTTCTTCGTCTTGAACCCCAAATGGAGAGAGGAGATGATCGGATGA